Below is a window of Onychostoma macrolepis isolate SWU-2019 chromosome 06, ASM1243209v1, whole genome shotgun sequence DNA.
CAATTTAAGTCAGTACAATACACAGCAGACTGAATATCATAAAAGCATCACCACTGGAAATTCGTTTTTACCAAAGTAGGGCTCGTTTGGGCAACCCTTAAGTCTCACGCCCTTGGCACTGGTTTCAATCAAGAAGTGTCGTACCAACTCATTTGTGATGTCTCCAACTTCAAAGTAAGAATAAAAGATAAATGAGGATGAAGTTCTTTTCAGTGATGATTAGCACAATGCATGTAGTTATATTACCTTTCTTGTTCTGCTGCACCGTTGGAGGGGGAGAGGCTACTTTCATGGCCAAGCCATATGCTCCTCTGAAAGAGTTACTGTCTCGAATGACAAATGCTCCTGGTTCACGATCTTTAAGAATACAAATGGCTGGAACATATAAAAGAGTAAATGCATCACTAGTCATCAATACATCCTTACTAAGGCAAAATACTGCAActacatttatgttcaaaataGTGTCTCAATACGGCCTGCCCTATGATAGATGGGTTTGGCTCCACTCTACACAGATTCAGAGAAAACCGAGTGTGAAAACTGTCATCAAATCTCTTACCTTGTTCCCTGGAGATTTCTGGTTTGTACCAAAATTTGGATGTATCTTGAACAAATTTGATATTGATTCTTATATCTGGGGGTCCATCTGCTGAAAAAGAACAAATGGTTTGCTGAATAGTTGATCAAATGAGTACACACATCTGtttcatttagtcattttattttcaatttcttATGTTACCATATATTGAGGCGATCGCAGGTCCTTGTGTAGGAGTGGGAGATTTTCTAATTTCTATGCTCTCTGTTGGAACACTTTTAGAATTCTCTGCAATGGATCCTGCTGTTACGTCCAGGGGCAAGAACAATGAGGGGCTACAGGATTGCTCTAGGGGAAATGAAGGGGTAGAAGTGGTGCTTTGCCTGGACTCTGCTCCATGTCTCTTATCTGGGGTGGCTTGAACCCTAGGTGGGGCTTTGTGATCTGGACTAGAGGCAACTGGGGCAGGTGAGTGGTGGCGGTCTAACACAGGGCTTGGCGGAATGAACTTGCCACTGCGACCCAAAAGAGGGCTGTTGGGAGTGGTTGGTTCACTGCCGCCATTGGCTGTTGGTAGACGTCGTCCCAAAGCAGGGCTACTTGGACCACCAAGCCTACGTTGAAGGGCAGGGCTTGGAGGTGTATTGGTGGCAACTGTACGGTGGagtgtgttcgggcttcctggAACGTGATGGACACCCACGATGTTAACAGTGGCCTCATCAGGGTTAAGGTAAGTAAAGGTGTCTGGGAAGAGAGGAGCCCGGACAGGCTCAGATGGAAATGATGCAAAGGCAGGCTGCCTTCCAAAACTGTTAGAGAGCACAACATAAAATGGAGAAAGTGTGAATATATGAAATTAATCAGATACATTTCACCCAAACAGATGAggacacatacatatattttgaatttgaaaaaaGGGACAGTGGTCAGATAACAGTTACCTATCAGAACTAGCATTGATGACTGGTTGAGGTGGGTTGAAAGTATGGGCAGGAGGAACTGGTCTTTCAAAAGCAGGAGAAGATTGATGCTGCAAAGGAGAAATCAATCCCCCTCCTCTGACTCCTGTTGCCACAAAACCATGTTGTTCTacaagacaaataaataaataaatcaataaataaaaatacaaacaaaaagctGTAAATTACTTTTGACCACCACTGCTTCAACATTATATGACACAAATTTGGGTATGATGTGATGAAAGCTCTAGGATGAGTTCAAAACTGTATGTTttcaacaaaatttaaaatggagGGCAGGCAATATGTTTGACCTCGGAAAGATGGGAATCATTTAATTCCACATGACgtactaaatgtaaaaatgagcaGGGTCATGACTTAAGGCCAAGAATACCAATGTCAGAAGGAGCTGATTATTaggattatgtttttttctgaacaCTTGCTAGTGCTGTCCTGAAACTGTTCTACCAAAGGGCTATCCAACCCTCCTCCTGGAGAGCtaatgtcctgcagagtttaacctcaatttttcattaatttcaacAAATTTAACCTCAATGCAGATGCTGCATATGACATACCCCCAACACAATGAGTTTCCCACTCATAATTACCACTTTGTGGTGGCATTCATGTGCATTCAATTTGTAAATACGATCTATCCGACATGACTTGAATGCATCATGAGTTCTGCAGGAACATAGACCTTCAGAAGCAGGTTTAGCcacattgatttattatttaattaaaaataggaaaaaactTCTTGAGTCACAGAGCAAAGCCTTCTGGCAAAATATTGTTGACACTATAATACTGAAATACAATTTCAATAAATCTCACATAAACAAGAGGGTTTTCAGGCGTTAACAGGAGTGAATGTGTGCAGGAAGGAGAGTGTAACATTCTTTGAGATAATAAGCATGTCAGTGTAAGGGTTTCCACTGTCATTTGAAAAATACTCTTACCTTCCATATCATCACTAGAATCAGAATCTGACAGCAGCAGGcataaaaagagaaagaggagCAATGACAGTTTTTTAAAAGGGGAAGAGAATAATAACAGTGTGAATGTGGTGGGAATGCACAGCAGGAGGACAGTGACAGAAACTAGCGCTGTAGATAGATGAAAGGGGTGGGGCAGGGGAAATTTCTGAACACTATTGGCCATGTAATGGTAAATAAACCATGCAGtctatttattaaatgtaaattggaAAATATACATAAGTGGACAGTGCACCATACATGTACTCACCTGAACTGCTTTGTTGTACTAGAGCTTCTGTAGGGTTTTGTGCCTTCATTCCCATGGCTGAAAGAACGGCCTGACCAGAATGGCCTATTTAAACAAAAAGACtttcattgttagttttaaGTGCTCAGAAGCCACAAGAAAAACACCAGTCGTGCATAGACATGAACTACAAAAGtgctaaaaatggaaaatataagtCTATAAGAGATATACGTCTTATTCACTAGCTTCGTCTGTAGTAAGGTTGTGGACGATATAGGAAAGGTAGGGGTCAGGAAATGTGTCTCACCACCACTACTGCGGGTAGGACTAAAAGGAGCTGATTCCATCTCCTCAAAGGCCTCCCTGTAGCTATGCACTGTTTTCTGAAAGGGAAACATACAGgatgacaaaatattaaagtaCAACGTACAACTAAGAGAAGTAAAAACACTATACAAtaacttatttaaaacattacaatgttAAATGAAATGACAAAGTGAAACATATCTCCACAATTCATCCATTATTATGTACCTCCTTAGGTTGTCCACCTGGGTTCATTGCAATTGTGTTGGCAAAGTCTGGAGATACAGGTTTCAATGGAGAGCACACTCTGTGGGCTGCACTGTCATTTTGGCTGCTGAGGTACTGGCTTTCACTTGTGGTTCGTCTGCGCATAGTTGGCATGGCTTCATCTGGGGTTACTGTACGTGAATGTGATCCTAAAGAACATGGAAAAGTGTTCTAAGTTCTTCAAGCAAATGCAGATCATGTGTGAGAAGGGTGCAACTTTAACTTTTTGGTAATTTTAACTCTTCAAATATCAGTGTCATTAGATTAAGGATTATTTCAAGAATTATagctgttttattaaaataggtCATGCCCTACATCATTCATTGTTTTTGATGACTGAAACCTCCCCAGATTCGGGCCTTACATAGAGTATGTGTACATTTATGATAATAGCTGGTTGCATTCAAAATTTATAGTCATGTAATCAAAAGCAACATgtatttgataattattgatattgaGACTCCAGAGAATCTTCCTACACCATTTTAATTCAGTTCGGTGCAAAAGGCCCAGAAAAATAGGTACCAAAATTTTGCCAAAATCCAATATGGTGAAAGACTTCAATAGACAGTAATAAAATCATATAGAATTTGTGTTCAGCTTGACCTAAGGATTACAGAgctataaaactgaaataatctGTAACATACAGTATGGTTTAGAAGTTATACTCCAAAATGTGATATTATTCTTGATGACCTTGTGCTGGGATCccaataataatgacaaaaacaaactctGTCTCCTATAATAATTCTGACAAAATGCTTTAAAGGTTTATTATATTTTCCTGCATACATTCAGCTATTGACCTTTTAATTATtccagataaaaaataaaaacaataaataaaaaaaataaaaaaaatagccaGGCAGAATGCAAAATAAGACGACAGAGATGTAGAAAGAGAACAGAAGGGAGTGGAAGACAGAGGGAGAAATGGAGGATTGTGAGGGGGACAAACCAGAGAAGGAATAGGAACGATGATGTTCAGACCGGAAGGACATGCTATTGGAGATGCCCCGGATGCGGGCGTTGTACTCTGGGTGGAGGAATGATGGAGTGGGTTGAAgcagaagaagaggaggagtaTGAAGGTGCAGGTTGGAAATCAGTGGTGTGAGGGGTGATCCATATACCACAGCAGAGACAGATAGAAGGGGGGGGGGGACAAGAAGAATGAAGAAAGGGTGAATGTGAATCTTAATTTCTGGGTTTcaatgtatttctttaaaatacagtgCTACATtacaaactgtactgttttcTAGAATATGTTTGTGTAATTGTATGTGGCTTTTCATACGTAAGTAAATaatcaagtaacaaaaatgataCAATGGTCTACTAGTGGTACTAAGAAGCACTAGAGACACAACAGTCTTAGTAGAATATGTTTGACAGAAATCCTGTTCCAGCAATTCCATTCACTGCCAAAGGGTGGTGCTCCTATGTATTTTCCTGCAATGTCAATAGTCAGCTGCAATGTCAACTGCATGGTAGCTGAAGCACAGAGTTGAAAGGTCTATTCTGGCCACTGGCGACTTTCATCTATGCAGCTATTCACTCCTACACAGAGGACAGTGTTGACATAAACTGTGTGAGAGTCTGCCAAGAATATCTACATGAGAAATGATGACACCTCTGTAATCTTCTTTCATCATTCTTTAGTGTGTAGGTCAACTTTATAGTTCAGTATTAGAACATGTCTTCATTGTTTATCTATGCAGTGGGACATACTTGCAGGGAATTTTTTCCAATGTTTATGTTTGGTCTATCTCCTACAGGACTAAATCAAGAGATGAGTGAACTTGTTGACATTACTATGGCTCCATTAAGTTACCAGGGCTTGGTGTATTGTCTTTCTCTGTCAAATATGGCTTAACATTAGATGCTGCCACACTCTGTATGAGACTATAAAATGAAGCCAGGAGCACGCTAAACTAAACTGCATGCACTAATGATGTCAAAATGAGTCTGGATAGAGTCATATCCTAATTATCCATCAAGCTGCCACTTACAAACTTTAATAATGAACCATAATAAATGCATGCCAGCTTCAGCGAACTTTGTTAATTTTTTATAGTTTACTCCAAAATACAGAGGCAAAACcaaaaaatgcatcacataaaATACAGATTATTTATAGACTTTAGTGGACACCTTTTTCAAGTTTCAGTCATCTTATGTATGCAGCAAAAGGCTTGTACACTTTCCTTCTTCCTCACCTGCTACACGTTGGGCCACAAGTCCCTCAAGGTTTAGCATCTCGTCCTCAGACTTTGACTCAGGTTCTTTTGCAATGGTAACAGGGGGCAGTGGGGATGACGATGTGCTGTAGCTTTTCTGAGGACCTGGGATAGTGCCCTGAAGGTCTGAAGAGTAAGACACCTCGTTGCTTCCTGGGTACACATACTGGGGCTTGATTGGAGATGGGAGGGGTAAAGTTGGGGATGGTGTTGTAACTGAACCTCCACGGATACTGTAGGGATCTTGCTGATACATAGGTGAAAGGGCCTGAGGGGACTGGTAACCCCTCTGATAGTGCTCAGATAGTGGAGTCATGGGGTAAGCAGGTGATGATCTTTGTGAGGACTGGCCAAAACTggcagaggaagagagaggtGGGCCACCAGTGACACTATAGATGGCCTGGTCAGCCTGGTAAGAAGGTCTGGCTAGTGTCTGGGCAAATGGTGGATGGAAAGCTGAGATGTTCTCTCCTGGGGGAGCACTCTGAGATTTGGGAAATGGTGTATGTGAAGGCTCCAAGTCAAGCATGAGCATGTTTAGGGCATCTATAGACTGTTCAACATCCTGCTGTGAACCACCTCCACGAGTAGGGAAGCGTGGCAGGGCACCATTCGAGCCAAAGAAGGGGTCATCCACAAGACCATACTGATGCCAAGCACTGAGCCCTCGCTGCACTGCCTCTCGGCTGCTGGTGTTACGTTCAGGAGCTTGTGGCAAGTACCGAGGTCCTCCATCCAGCATCAGACCACCATATGACTGTGAGCGATACATTCCTTCGTTCTGCCCACTGTACTCTATCAGTCCATGTGCTGATGATGACCCTCGAAGCTGGTGCACAGGCATCTCCTTTTTAGGCCTCCGCTCTAGGAAATTCCCACGTTGTCCGTCTACTTCCACTACAGTGGACTCAGTGACTGGTTTGCTGTCAGCTGGTGTATCTTGACCCTCAAAGGAGGAGAGTGTGCCAAGACTGCCTGCACTGTTATCTCCTACCTGGCTTTCTGGCAGCTCGTCGTCAATGATGTCAGTTTCACGCTCAGCACTAGCTTGTCCGTTAACGTGGACCTGTGCAGGCACAAGGTGCCGCACTCCAACCCCTGGGCTTGTGTTGGCAAAAGAGAGGAAATTCTGATGAGGGAGAAGTGGTGGTCCCTCTGACCCACTCAGAAGCTGTTCCAACTCTCGGTTCTCACAAGGGCTAACTGCAGTCTCAGGGGGAGCTTGGCTCACAGGCCCTGAGGATGACAAAGACTGTTGAGCATCATCTGTGCGGTCTGTCTTAACAGAAGCAGTAGAGTTTCCGGAGTCACTGCTGACAGAAAGGGCGTGGTCTGCAGCTGGTAGTGGATGGTTGGCAACCGGAAGAGGAAGTGCGTGTTCAACTACAGGAGGAGCACAGTCAGTTGAATAAGCACCATTGGCTGACACAATTCCCTCAAGAGAGTCTTTCTTCTGAACCTGGATGTAAAGGCTGCCATCTACTGGACCTTGGGAATGAGCAACATCTGAAAAAGAAGTTATAAAAATGGTCTCATTAACAGTATAGAACCACTTTGTCAGTTTTCTTCATTATAAACAGTTTTCTCTATTCTAGTCAGATTctatcatttgctcacccttaTGAAATGCCGTTGAACCTATACATTCTTTATTCTACAGTATTCTTAAAACGGTATGCACTACACATGttagatttctttctttctttttctctttctttttctttttctctttccttctttctgttttaaattaatgtggTTAATTAATGGCCTCTTTAAgccattttaatttgtatataacTTTTCTTAATCCATAGTGTTTAAATGCAACAGAGATGTgtgttttatgaataaatcttcAAAAGATGTTTGTAGAGAGAAAAATCTTTGAGAGAGACAAGACTCATGGGGagctcatcctcatgtcattacaATGAATGTCTAGCTCTGTTATGAAACTCTAGATTGTGCAGGCTAATAGGCACTTAACACAATCTGCTGTTATCACATTATTCACTGTATGGCACAAGCAGATTGGTCTCTGTTCAATCTGCAGCAATGCTGCTTAACATTGTAATAGTTTGGCTAAGTCTTGCAGTGCAAAATCCTCAACCCCCCCAGCTCCACCACTATACATTATGGATAATTTCAtgtatgctatttgtgcagcagcagtatgtcttacaTGCACCCAGcagtgtgtctgtgcatgtaCTGGTAGTAGCAAGTCTGCATATTTTGCTGAAACTGCAATAATCAACAGTTAAAATCAATAGCAGCAGCATGCATAATAGATATATTCTGCCAAAACCAAATATATTAGTACTGTCTCTATTAATACTATCCAATAACATGCTAAATTATTCAaagagttgtcatgatagaaaTGTACATTATGCTAAATATGATCTAATTATAAAGCATGTGTTATATAAGTTATATggggtagcactttattttacagt
It encodes the following:
- the tns1a gene encoding tensin-1 isoform X4; this translates as MVRLNWCLAAVISWGKFLFSCFFPLRAARRDKPEDFEGVHSHTFKTKTFKKAKSCAVCKQALTKEGLVCKECKLSCHKKCEVATACESTATTTTTTTTTNYNQGSTKSPNMDSKRRPSRTLSLMQKMEENNEVDLVYITERMIALSFPGGTEEHKYSVHLREVTTMLRSKHQQHYLLLNLSERRHDITKQNPRVLDFGWPDHHAPALDKICSICKAMDTWLNADPHNVVVLHNKGNWGRTGVVVGAYMHYSNLSTSADQALDRFAMKRFYEDKAMPMGQPSQRRYVHYFAGLLSGHIKINNKPLFLHHVIMHGIPNFESKGGCRPFLKIYQAMQPVYTSGIYNVQGDSHTSICITIEPGLLLKGDILLKCYHKRYQNPSRDVIFRVQFHTCALHNLALVFTKNDLDETFKADERFPEYGKVEFVFSFGPEKIKGLDHLQNGPSVSVDYNTQDPLIRWDSYENFNRRCEGIKDDVAHSQGPVDGSLYIQVQKKDSLEGIVSANGAYSTDCAPPVVEHALPLPVANHPLPAADHALSVSSDSGNSTASVKTDRTDDAQQSLSSSGPVSQAPPETAVSPCENRELEQLLSGSEGPPLLPHQNFLSFANTSPGVGVRHLVPAQVHVNGQASAERETDIIDDELPESQVGDNSAGSLGTLSSFEGQDTPADSKPVTESTVVEVDGQRGNFLERRPKKEMPVHQLRGSSSAHGLIEYSGQNEGMYRSQSYGGLMLDGGPRYLPQAPERNTSSREAVQRGLSAWHQYGLVDDPFFGSNGALPRFPTRGGGSQQDVEQSIDALNMLMLDLEPSHTPFPKSQSAPPGENISAFHPPFAQTLARPSYQADQAIYSVTGGPPLSSSASFGQSSQRSSPAYPMTPLSEHYQRGYQSPQALSPMYQQDPYSIRGGSVTTPSPTLPLPSPIKPQYVYPGSNEVSYSSDLQGTIPGPQKSYSTSSSPLPPVTIAKEPESKSEDEMLNLEGLVAQRVAEYNARIRGISNSMSFRSEHHRSYSFSGSHSRTVTPDEAMPTMRRRTTSESQYLSSQNDSAAHRVCSPLKPVSPDFANTIAMNPGGQPKEKTVHSYREAFEEMESAPFSPTRSSGGHSGQAVLSAMGMKAQNPTEALVQQSSSDSDSSDDMEEQHGFVATGVRGGGLISPLQHQSSPAFERPVPPAHTFNPPQPVINASSDSFGRQPAFASFPSEPVRAPLFPDTFTYLNPDEATVNIVGVHHVPGSPNTLHRTVATNTPPSPALQRRLGGPSSPALGRRLPTANGGSEPTTPNSPLLGRSGKFIPPSPVLDRHHSPAPVASSPDHKAPPRVQATPDKRHGAESRQSTTSTPSFPLEQSCSPSLFLPLDVTAGSIAENSKSVPTESIEIRKSPTPTQGPAIASIYADGPPDIRINIKFVQDTSKFWYKPEISREQAICILKDREPGAFVIRDSNSFRGAYGLAMKVASPPPTVQQNKKVGDITNELVRHFLIETSAKGVRLKGCPNEPYFGCLSALVYQHAITPLALPCKLMIPTRDPNEEALELATPTSSTMDLLKQGAGPPKPTEDLYACNVLYINSVDMESLTGPQAVAKAITETLAARSSPTATTVHFKVSTQGITLTDNQRKIFFRRHYPINMITYCNLDPQDRKWNKAEGGVVKFFGFVARKQGSTTDNVTHLFAELEPDQPASTIVHFVSKVMLNIQKP